A part of Desulfobacter sp. genomic DNA contains:
- a CDS encoding ABC transporter ATP-binding protein has product MSLDVRKLGFHYNHTPVLRQIGFSVQAGEILMILGPNGVGKTTLLKCLNRIHSPQTGQILVNGRDISTMGTTETARHIAYVAQNNPGTRMTVFDAVLMGRTPHIRIKAGPKDLEKTHAVMERLNIAHMGVKYLDCLSGGELQKVAIARALVQETGLLLLDEPTASLDLKNQTEILGLIRHIARDHGMAVVMTMHDLNAALRYGDRYLCLKEGRVAGTGPMAEISPDLVARVYGLDVEIIRHRGCPMVVPVAA; this is encoded by the coding sequence ATGAGTCTTGATGTCAGAAAACTGGGCTTTCATTATAACCACACCCCTGTCCTCCGGCAGATCGGTTTTTCTGTGCAGGCGGGGGAGATCCTCATGATTCTGGGGCCCAACGGGGTGGGAAAGACCACCCTGCTCAAATGCCTCAACCGTATCCATTCTCCCCAAACAGGACAGATTCTGGTGAACGGCAGGGATATCTCAACCATGGGCACCACGGAAACCGCCCGTCACATCGCCTATGTGGCCCAGAATAATCCCGGGACCCGGATGACGGTATTTGACGCGGTGCTCATGGGGCGGACCCCCCATATCCGGATCAAGGCCGGCCCTAAGGATCTGGAGAAAACCCATGCGGTGATGGAGCGCTTGAACATTGCCCATATGGGCGTCAAATACCTGGACTGCCTCAGCGGGGGCGAACTGCAGAAGGTGGCCATTGCCCGGGCCCTGGTCCAGGAGACCGGACTCTTGCTTCTGGACGAGCCCACGGCCAGCCTGGATCTGAAAAACCAGACCGAGATCCTGGGACTCATCCGGCACATTGCAAGGGACCACGGCATGGCAGTGGTCATGACCATGCATGATCTGAATGCGGCCTTGCGGTACGGGGATCGATATTTATGTTTAAAGGAGGGCCGGGTGGCGGGCACCGGGCCCATGGCCGAGATTTCCCCGGACCTGGTGGCCCGGGTCTACGGGCTTGACGTTGAAATTATCCGCCACCGGGGCTGTCCCATGGTGGTACCTGTGGCGGCCTGA
- a CDS encoding TraR/DksA C4-type zinc finger protein → MSCALDKETIDATISFHGHSCPGLAIGIRAAELAREKLAIHTTANTICVTETDMCGVDAIQFLTGCSFGKGNLVHRDYGKSAFTFFNRDTGRGFRALFRDGGKGLDREERIGFLMEADLDTLFDLEDIDAPPVRPARILKSIACDHCGEMVMESRIRLFGGEHLCMPCFQKVEQKI, encoded by the coding sequence ATGAGCTGTGCCTTGGATAAAGAGACCATTGACGCAACCATTTCATTCCACGGCCATTCCTGTCCGGGACTGGCCATCGGCATCCGGGCGGCGGAACTGGCCAGGGAAAAGCTTGCCATCCACACCACTGCCAACACCATCTGTGTGACGGAGACCGACATGTGCGGCGTGGACGCCATCCAGTTTCTCACGGGCTGTTCCTTTGGAAAAGGCAACCTGGTGCACCGGGATTACGGGAAGTCCGCCTTTACCTTTTTCAACCGGGATACGGGCAGAGGGTTCAGAGCGTTGTTCAGGGACGGGGGCAAAGGGTTGGACCGGGAGGAACGGATCGGGTTTCTCATGGAGGCCGATCTCGACACCCTATTTGACCTGGAGGATATTGATGCCCCGCCGGTGCGGCCGGCGCGGATTTTAAAGAGCATTGCCTGCGACCACTGCGGGGAGATGGTCATGGAATCCCGGATTCGTCTTTTCGGCGGGGAGCATCTCTGCATGCCCTGCTTTCAAAAAGTGGAACAGAAAATCTAA
- a CDS encoding molybdopterin-dependent oxidoreductase — MTKNKVFSVCGMCTVRCPISVEVENGQVKFIGGNPHVPAMKGAVCPRGAAGKALLHDNERPQTPLIREGERGEGKWRKATWEEALDYVAGKMKEIKETHGARAISLTDRGGPFRDMRRAFLRGLGTPNYCNHDSACARNVQHSALSLTGMGRKAVAYDLKNCKHVVLQFRNILEAVNVQEVNNLMDAMEKGCKLTVIDIRANVSAAKATRFMQIRPGTDYAFNLAVIHELIKRRLYNQEFVDRYIEGFKDLEQFVSPYTPEWAEEQTGIEAAQLRAFVEELAAAAPSVIWHPGWMAARYKNSFYICRSIYIINALLGAYGAKGGLPFVSKPGDVGAKGLKSFMNLFPKPEDKRADGAGWKYPHIETGPGLAHLLYEAIETQDPYPVKAYIAYRHDPLMAYPDPDRVRELWKNLDLLVSVTFSWSDTAWYSDVVLPLSTYLERESIIATKNGLKPQFFVRRRSVEPRYDSRADWEIISGLAKRLDLPELVFDRVEDLWNFQLEGTGVSIEDFDAKGMVPLADKPIYKDFEDYTFKTSSGKIEMISKKLEDAGLPSLKPYEPPVFPKEGEFRVTFGRCALHTQGHTVNNPLLNEQMSENTLWINTGEAEKLGISDGDVVTVGQNGYTETIKAKVTDHIHPDAVFVIHGFGHRLKVESRAFGKGLADNKFMSGGMDIWDKAGGAIAYQEHFVTVTKQ, encoded by the coding sequence ATGACAAAAAACAAGGTGTTCAGTGTTTGCGGCATGTGTACCGTACGCTGCCCCATTAGCGTAGAGGTTGAAAACGGCCAGGTAAAATTTATCGGGGGCAACCCCCATGTCCCGGCCATGAAAGGGGCGGTCTGCCCCAGGGGTGCCGCAGGCAAGGCCCTGCTCCATGACAATGAACGGCCCCAGACCCCCCTGATCCGTGAAGGGGAGCGGGGGGAAGGCAAGTGGCGCAAGGCCACCTGGGAAGAGGCCCTGGATTACGTGGCCGGCAAGATGAAAGAGATCAAGGAAACCCATGGTGCCCGGGCCATATCCCTCACCGACCGGGGGGGGCCGTTCAGGGATATGCGCCGGGCATTCCTCAGGGGGCTGGGTACGCCCAACTACTGCAACCATGATTCCGCCTGCGCCCGGAATGTCCAGCATTCGGCCCTCTCCCTCACCGGCATGGGCCGGAAGGCCGTGGCCTATGACCTGAAAAACTGCAAGCATGTGGTGCTCCAGTTCAGGAATATCTTGGAAGCCGTGAATGTCCAGGAGGTGAACAATCTCATGGATGCCATGGAAAAGGGCTGCAAGCTGACCGTCATTGATATCCGGGCCAATGTCTCCGCGGCCAAAGCCACCCGGTTCATGCAGATCCGGCCGGGCACCGATTACGCCTTCAACCTGGCGGTGATCCATGAGCTCATCAAGCGCCGCCTTTACAATCAGGAATTTGTGGACCGCTATATTGAGGGCTTTAAGGACCTGGAGCAGTTTGTCTCCCCGTACACCCCGGAATGGGCCGAAGAGCAGACCGGCATTGAGGCGGCCCAGCTTCGCGCCTTTGTGGAGGAACTGGCGGCAGCCGCGCCTTCCGTGATCTGGCATCCCGGGTGGATGGCCGCCCGGTATAAAAATTCTTTTTATATCTGCCGTTCCATCTATATCATCAACGCCCTGCTGGGGGCTTACGGGGCCAAGGGCGGCCTTCCCTTTGTTTCCAAACCCGGCGATGTCGGGGCCAAGGGGCTGAAGTCCTTCATGAACCTCTTTCCCAAACCCGAAGACAAACGGGCCGACGGGGCAGGATGGAAGTATCCGCATATTGAAACCGGGCCCGGCCTGGCCCACCTGCTTTACGAAGCCATTGAAACCCAGGACCCCTATCCTGTGAAGGCCTATATCGCCTACCGCCATGATCCCCTCATGGCCTATCCCGATCCCGACCGGGTCCGGGAGTTGTGGAAAAACCTGGATCTCCTGGTCTCCGTTACCTTTTCCTGGTCAGACACGGCCTGGTACTCCGATGTGGTCCTGCCGTTGTCCACCTACCTGGAGCGGGAAAGCATCATTGCCACCAAAAATGGCCTCAAACCCCAGTTTTTTGTCCGCCGCCGCTCTGTGGAACCCAGGTATGACAGCCGGGCTGACTGGGAGATTATCTCCGGCCTGGCCAAACGGCTGGATCTGCCCGAACTGGTGTTTGACCGCGTGGAAGACCTGTGGAATTTCCAGCTTGAGGGCACCGGGGTGTCCATTGAGGATTTCGATGCCAAGGGAATGGTTCCCCTGGCGGACAAGCCTATTTACAAGGATTTCGAGGATTACACGTTCAAGACAAGTTCCGGAAAGATTGAGATGATTTCCAAGAAACTGGAAGATGCCGGCCTGCCCTCTCTGAAACCCTATGAACCGCCCGTATTCCCCAAGGAAGGGGAATTCAGGGTGACCTTCGGCCGCTGTGCCCTGCACACCCAGGGACACACCGTGAACAACCCCCTGCTCAACGAGCAGATGTCCGAGAACACCCTGTGGATTAATACGGGAGAGGCGGAAAAACTGGGCATCTCAGACGGCGATGTGGTCACCGTTGGCCAGAACGGCTACACGGAAACCATCAAAGCCAAGGTCACCGACCATATCCATCCCGATGCCGTTTTTGTCATCCACGGCTTCGGCCACCGCCTGAAAGTGGAGAGCCGGGCCTTCGGCAAGGGCCTTGCGGACAATAAATTCATGTCCGGCGGCATGGATATCTGGGATAAGGCCGGCGGCGCCATCGCCTACCAGGAGCATTTTGTCACCGTAACCAAGCAGTAA
- a CDS encoding response regulator, whose product MKGNISVVTGEAEALEGLPAYVREKPHKYRHIYIVFKGLLASENFNQLFKIFYKIVGVPIAIIDLDANVLASSEWNPICTQFHRVHPESCARCIESDTSLAKNLKTGAPYNIYRCKNGMTDCASPILIGGEYLANLFIGQFLLDKPDIDYFTKQADQFGYDKQEYLNALNNTPIISSERAEVILSFLVQFAKLVAAMGMDRIKERQAEKAKLEQERALASQESMDTIFNTVLIPVAVTLENGVILKANQAMADFHGISIKEVVKKNSNAMYVDSKDRNAILQILKQEGEAVNFPADIYKLGSLKKRKANITIRKIEFQGKPALLSSLYDVTELLESEKRFRHLFENTPVMYQSLSQDGSINDVNPMWLKFLGYEKDQVIGKKFTGLCTPADRTIFSDKFKEFKSRGFINNAALEICHKNGRVFNVLLTGRVQRDAYGKFIRSHFILADITELKLAEKELENAKQLAEEATRAKSEFLANMSHEIRTPMNAIIGMSHLAKKTDLNAKQRDYIHKIQLSAQSLLGIINDILDFSKIEAGKLDIETIAFNLDAVLDNLANLISMKTQKKGIELIFNLDSQVPTHLKGDPLRLGQILLNLANNAVKFTEKGEIEVSVSPLETDEKNVLIRFSVRDTGIGLSKEQQNKLFQSFSQADMSTTRKYGGTGLGLTISKKLAEMMGGEIGVQSTMGQGTMFWFTVRLGRLEKPVDKQEIVPQILKGINVLVVDDNPTFCKVMENYLADFTFQADTINNGHDAIEMVRSAANAESGGYDILFLDWQMPGIDGIETARKIQKDTTLPKVPKIIMVTGHDREDVMEQARHINLDGFLLKPVTHSLLFESILASFGKKVLSRKNRPRRQTLHLPKEIDAVRGARLLLVEDNEINQQLAVELLNDEGFHVEVAENGRVGVEKAAAEKGAFDAVLMDLQMPVMDGRTAAREIRKLDPPARDIPIIAMTADAMSGVREETLEIGMNDYITKPIEPADLLRILAKWITPGNRTVHERYSGKLPPAAGPENEAGLPEFEGIDTAAGLARLAGNQKLYKSILAKFFKETRQTVSNLLMAIETGKQQAAVRQAHTIKGLSGTIGAKALQELAANLENALKQNFRADHRDILGRFEVELVKIRQGLAPFAEKTMAPLDGQHRKQGNAKLLMAFLQKLAPLMKKRTPKPIKEMFAKINEYAWPAEYPDQLESIETLVSKYKFKDADHILTSVFQSIRDERGAAED is encoded by the coding sequence ATGAAAGGAAATATCAGCGTTGTAACAGGTGAGGCAGAGGCATTGGAAGGCCTGCCGGCTTATGTTCGTGAAAAGCCCCATAAATACAGGCATATCTACATCGTATTCAAGGGACTTTTAGCCTCAGAAAATTTCAATCAGCTATTTAAAATTTTCTATAAAATAGTTGGCGTGCCCATCGCCATTATTGATTTGGATGCAAATGTGCTGGCCTCTTCGGAATGGAATCCAATATGCACCCAATTCCATCGCGTACACCCCGAAAGCTGCGCACGATGTATTGAAAGCGACACCTCCTTGGCGAAAAATCTAAAAACAGGAGCCCCCTATAACATCTATCGCTGTAAAAACGGAATGACCGATTGCGCCTCCCCGATACTGATTGGAGGCGAGTATCTCGCAAATCTTTTCATCGGTCAGTTTTTGCTGGATAAACCGGATATTGATTATTTCACTAAACAGGCGGACCAATTCGGTTATGACAAGCAGGAATACCTGAATGCATTGAACAATACCCCCATAATCTCTTCCGAGCGGGCCGAAGTCATTCTCTCTTTTCTTGTCCAGTTCGCCAAACTGGTTGCCGCCATGGGGATGGACCGGATCAAGGAACGCCAGGCGGAGAAGGCCAAACTTGAACAGGAACGGGCACTGGCCAGCCAGGAAAGCATGGATACGATTTTCAATACAGTTTTAATACCGGTGGCCGTAACCCTTGAAAATGGAGTGATACTCAAGGCAAACCAGGCGATGGCAGATTTTCACGGGATATCAATAAAAGAGGTGGTCAAAAAAAACTCCAACGCAATGTATGTCGATTCAAAGGACAGGAACGCCATACTCCAGATCCTAAAACAGGAAGGGGAGGCGGTAAATTTTCCAGCGGACATCTATAAACTGGGGTCGTTGAAAAAACGAAAGGCAAACATAACCATACGAAAAATTGAGTTTCAAGGTAAACCCGCTCTTTTATCGTCTCTATATGATGTTACCGAATTGCTGGAAAGCGAAAAGAGATTCAGGCATTTATTTGAAAACACCCCGGTTATGTATCAGTCTTTATCACAAGACGGAAGCATCAATGATGTCAACCCAATGTGGCTGAAATTTCTGGGCTACGAAAAGGATCAGGTGATCGGCAAAAAATTTACCGGACTCTGCACACCGGCAGACCGGACGATTTTTTCCGATAAATTCAAAGAGTTCAAAAGCCGTGGCTTTATCAATAATGCAGCGTTGGAAATCTGCCATAAAAATGGAAGGGTTTTCAATGTCTTATTGACAGGGCGGGTGCAGCGTGACGCCTACGGAAAATTTATCCGTTCCCACTTCATCCTGGCTGATATAACCGAGTTGAAGCTGGCAGAAAAAGAATTGGAAAATGCCAAACAACTGGCCGAAGAAGCCACCCGGGCGAAATCGGAGTTCCTGGCCAATATGTCCCATGAAATCCGGACGCCGATGAATGCGATTATCGGCATGAGCCATTTGGCAAAAAAAACAGATCTGAATGCCAAGCAGCGGGATTATATCCATAAAATTCAATTGTCGGCCCAAAGTCTATTGGGCATCATCAACGATATCCTCGACTTTTCCAAAATTGAGGCAGGAAAGCTGGATATCGAAACCATCGCCTTTAATCTTGATGCCGTGCTCGACAATCTGGCAAACCTGATTTCCATGAAAACACAAAAAAAGGGGATCGAACTCATTTTTAACCTGGATTCCCAGGTGCCCACCCATTTGAAGGGGGATCCGCTCAGGCTGGGGCAGATACTGCTTAATTTGGCCAATAATGCCGTCAAATTTACCGAAAAAGGAGAGATTGAAGTCTCTGTCTCCCCCCTGGAAACGGATGAAAAAAACGTGTTGATCCGGTTTTCCGTCCGGGATACGGGGATTGGCCTGTCAAAGGAACAGCAAAACAAGTTGTTTCAGTCTTTTTCCCAGGCAGACATGTCCACGACCCGCAAATACGGGGGAACGGGGCTGGGGCTCACAATTAGTAAAAAGCTGGCCGAAATGATGGGCGGGGAGATCGGCGTTCAAAGCACCATGGGACAAGGTACGATGTTCTGGTTCACCGTCCGCTTGGGCCGCCTTGAAAAACCGGTTGATAAACAAGAAATCGTTCCACAAATACTAAAGGGGATCAACGTCCTTGTGGTGGACGACAACCCCACTTTCTGCAAGGTGATGGAAAACTACCTGGCCGATTTCACCTTTCAGGCCGACACCATTAACAACGGCCATGACGCCATTGAGATGGTCCGTTCGGCGGCAAACGCTGAAAGCGGCGGGTATGATATTCTTTTCCTGGACTGGCAGATGCCGGGAATCGACGGAATTGAAACCGCCAGAAAAATCCAGAAAGATACCACCCTTCCAAAGGTTCCAAAGATCATTATGGTAACGGGACATGACCGGGAAGATGTTATGGAACAGGCGCGTCACATCAATCTGGATGGGTTTCTTTTGAAACCCGTGACCCACTCCCTCCTGTTTGAAAGTATTCTGGCTTCATTTGGGAAAAAGGTCCTAAGCCGGAAAAACAGGCCGCGCCGCCAGACGCTTCACCTGCCGAAAGAAATCGACGCCGTCAGGGGGGCAAGGCTGCTTTTGGTGGAAGACAACGAAATCAACCAGCAGCTGGCCGTTGAGCTGCTCAACGATGAAGGCTTTCATGTGGAGGTGGCGGAAAACGGCCGTGTGGGAGTGGAAAAAGCGGCTGCGGAGAAGGGTGCATTTGATGCGGTGCTGATGGACCTGCAAATGCCGGTGATGGATGGCCGGACGGCCGCCCGGGAAATCCGTAAACTGGATCCGCCGGCCAGGGATATTCCCATCATTGCCATGACAGCGGATGCCATGAGCGGCGTCAGGGAAGAGACCCTGGAAATCGGCATGAACGACTATATTACCAAACCCATTGAACCGGCGGACCTGTTAAGGATACTGGCCAAATGGATTACGCCCGGGAACCGGACCGTTCACGAAAGATATTCAGGGAAATTGCCCCCTGCCGCTGGACCAGAAAATGAGGCAGGCCTGCCGGAATTTGAAGGTATCGATACGGCAGCGGGGTTGGCCCGGCTGGCCGGCAACCAAAAATTGTATAAAAGTATATTGGCCAAATTTTTCAAGGAGACCCGGCAGACCGTTTCCAATCTTTTAATGGCCATTGAGACGGGAAAGCAGCAGGCGGCTGTCAGGCAGGCCCATACGATTAAAGGCCTGTCCGGCACGATTGGCGCAAAGGCGCTGCAGGAACTGGCCGCAAATTTGGAGAATGCGTTAAAACAAAATTTCAGGGCAGATCATAGAGATATATTGGGTCGTTTTGAAGTGGAGCTGGTCAAGATCCGCCAGGGGTTGGCTCCTTTCGCTGAAAAAACAATGGCCCCCCTGGACGGCCAACACAGGAAACAGGGAAACGCAAAACTGTTGATGGCATTTCTTCAGAAACTTGCCCCCCTCATGAAAAAGAGAACGCCCAAACCGATCAAAGAAATGTTTGCAAAAATCAACGAATATGCCTGGCCAGCAGAATATCCGGATCAATTAGAATCAATAGAAACCCTTGTCAGTAAGTATAAATTCAAGGATGCCGACCATATTTTGACCTCAGTTTTCCAATCAATAAGGGATGAAAGAGGTGCTGCAGAAGATTGA
- a CDS encoding transporter substrate-binding domain-containing protein — translation MLSNRISLIVLFLLMNFGMAGPAVCFSSDTDAGVLVLTPHENAWLKSHPVIRIGTMENWPPLNYVEDGGQPMGIGADYITLLNRRLTGALIIRPGPFKKNFEQVRKRQLDALMDITPKKERRPFFNFTRPYLKIPHVIVGRKNGPYFESEQDLKGKTVALEKGFFNIRYFQNTYPEVGIREYESTSEALGAVSRSEADAYAGNRAVVIYLIERELMGNLQIQGRMDKPPVVLSIGVRKDWPELAAILDKALASITIEEERQIRNNWLQILPGRDPGRESDSVISPDQVAYLLKSMALVFAGIFTIILMAWLALGQPRKVSIRSTLFGILFIFAGLTVSIGVLAVLFLNLEKQVGKAENRLNQYIDLAHELKQSSDDLTRFARTFVVTGKAEYESYFQDILDIRDGIIPHPVNNTPAFWDHVAAGGMKPEYRGETYSIEQRMEDLGLSEEERRELSYAKKESDDLTTLEAVGMNAVKGLFDDGQGNFTEVRKPEREMARQLLHGEAYHLAKAKMTCPLL, via the coding sequence ATGCTGAGCAACAGAATTTCATTGATTGTTCTTTTCTTGTTGATGAATTTTGGCATGGCAGGCCCGGCGGTCTGTTTCTCTTCAGACACCGACGCCGGGGTGCTGGTGCTTACCCCCCATGAGAATGCCTGGCTCAAATCCCACCCGGTCATCCGTATCGGAACCATGGAGAACTGGCCGCCGCTCAACTATGTGGAAGACGGCGGGCAGCCCATGGGGATCGGCGCAGATTATATCACGCTTTTGAACAGGCGGCTTACTGGAGCATTAATCATCCGGCCCGGTCCTTTTAAGAAAAATTTCGAGCAGGTCCGGAAGAGGCAGCTTGATGCATTGATGGACATCACCCCTAAAAAGGAGCGCCGGCCCTTTTTCAACTTTACCCGCCCTTATCTCAAGATCCCCCATGTGATTGTCGGCCGCAAAAACGGCCCTTATTTTGAATCCGAACAAGATTTAAAGGGAAAGACAGTGGCCCTTGAAAAGGGATTCTTTAATATCAGGTATTTCCAAAACACATATCCCGAAGTCGGGATCAGGGAATATGAGTCCACAAGTGAGGCGCTCGGGGCCGTATCCAGAAGCGAGGCCGATGCCTATGCCGGCAACAGGGCCGTTGTCATATATCTGATTGAAAGAGAGCTGATGGGGAATCTTCAGATCCAGGGGCGGATGGACAAGCCGCCTGTGGTCCTTTCCATCGGCGTCCGGAAAGACTGGCCCGAGCTGGCCGCCATTCTGGACAAGGCCCTGGCATCCATCACCATTGAAGAAGAACGGCAGATCCGGAACAATTGGCTCCAGATCCTTCCCGGGAGGGACCCGGGCCGGGAATCAGACTCGGTCATTTCGCCGGACCAGGTCGCTTATCTTCTGAAAAGCATGGCCCTGGTCTTTGCCGGCATTTTTACAATCATCCTTATGGCCTGGCTGGCCTTGGGCCAGCCAAGGAAAGTGTCCATACGGTCAACGCTGTTTGGGATTCTTTTTATTTTTGCGGGCCTCACCGTGTCAATCGGTGTACTGGCCGTCCTGTTTTTAAATCTTGAAAAACAGGTGGGTAAAGCTGAAAACAGGCTGAATCAGTACATAGACCTGGCCCATGAACTCAAACAGTCTTCAGATGACCTGACCCGGTTCGCCAGAACCTTTGTGGTCACGGGAAAAGCAGAGTATGAGTCCTATTTCCAGGATATTCTGGATATTCGGGATGGTATCATTCCCCATCCGGTAAATAATACCCCTGCATTTTGGGATCATGTGGCCGCAGGGGGGATGAAACCCGAATACCGTGGCGAAACCTACTCCATTGAACAGAGAATGGAGGATCTGGGGCTTTCTGAAGAAGAGCGGCGCGAACTCTCCTATGCCAAGAAAGAGTCAGACGACCTGACAACCCTTGAGGCCGTCGGAATGAATGCCGTTAAGGGACTGTTTGATGACGGTCAGGGCAATTTTACTGAGGTAAGAAAACCGGAACGGGAAATGGCACGCCAGCTCCTCCATGGCGAAGCCTACCATCTGGCCAAGGCCAAGATGACTTGCCCCCTTCTTTAG
- a CDS encoding IS3 family transposase — translation MTERGLSEYKACLFLKISRSSYRYQANPRDDTVLVIWLRTFSGKYPRHGYRQAHMQLVRSGMIINHKKVERLWQEQGLCVPRVRRKRRRGKGTTLPISAKYPNHVWTYDFMEDSCLEGQRLRFLTVVDEYTRESLAIHIDTSIPSSQVKIVLQILFATRGVPTYIRSDNGPEFIAYKIQDWLKEQGVKTKYIEPGKPWQNPFGESFNSRFRDECLNQEVFYSVPDARAIIETWRQYYNTKRLHSSLGYQTPENIRKEWEQSYMGALPPSPRGLTPTGHPDGPKEKATL, via the coding sequence ATGACGGAACGGGGCCTTTCAGAATACAAAGCATGTCTGTTTTTGAAGATAAGTCGGTCAAGCTACAGATACCAAGCAAACCCAAGGGATGACACTGTTTTGGTTATCTGGCTAAGAACATTCTCTGGTAAGTATCCGAGGCATGGGTACCGCCAGGCCCATATGCAGTTGGTCAGATCCGGGATGATCATCAATCATAAGAAAGTCGAGCGGCTCTGGCAGGAACAAGGGCTGTGCGTGCCGAGGGTCAGGCGCAAGAGGCGGCGTGGCAAGGGGACAACGCTGCCAATATCAGCGAAGTATCCCAATCATGTATGGACCTATGATTTCATGGAAGATTCCTGCCTTGAAGGGCAGCGGCTGAGATTTTTAACGGTGGTTGACGAATATACACGAGAAAGCCTGGCAATCCACATTGATACCTCAATACCATCTTCACAGGTGAAAATCGTTTTGCAGATTCTATTTGCAACCCGTGGGGTTCCAACATACATCAGGAGCGATAATGGGCCTGAGTTTATTGCATATAAAATCCAGGACTGGCTCAAAGAGCAAGGGGTGAAAACCAAGTACATTGAGCCAGGCAAACCATGGCAGAATCCTTTTGGAGAAAGCTTTAACAGCCGGTTCAGAGACGAATGTCTGAATCAGGAGGTCTTCTATTCCGTCCCGGATGCCAGGGCAATCATAGAGACGTGGCGCCAGTACTACAACACGAAAAGATTGCATAGCAGCCTGGGATATCAGACACCGGAAAACATTAGAAAGGAATGGGAACAATCTTATATGGGGGCTCTGCCCCCAAGCCCCCGGGGTTTAACGCCTACGGGCCATCCGGATGGGCCAAAGGAAAAGGCCACGCTATGA
- a CDS encoding transposase yields the protein MKKKRYSEEQIVKILLEAEKQERPIAEFCKLGGFSEQSYYRWKKKYGGMSVPDVKRLRELEKENVRLKRLLAERDLEVDALKAVVSKKW from the coding sequence ATGAAAAAGAAACGCTATTCTGAAGAACAGATCGTCAAAATTCTGCTTGAAGCCGAGAAACAGGAAAGACCTATCGCTGAATTCTGCAAGCTGGGAGGATTCTCCGAGCAAAGCTATTACCGCTGGAAAAAGAAATACGGTGGCATGTCCGTTCCGGATGTAAAGCGGCTGCGAGAGTTGGAGAAGGAGAACGTACGATTAAAAAGGCTCCTGGCTGAACGGGACCTCGAAGTTGATGCTCTAAAGGCGGTGGTCTCAAAAAAGTGGTAA